The nucleotide window atgatGCCAGTAAAGTACTTTTATCGAAGTTGAAttgaactgagagagagagagagagagagagagagagagactgttcacacacacacacacacacaaatatattagaaatatgaTAAATACATCACATACAGTATCCTCCAAGTACATAtcgtacttgcttgttttgattattgggggattACCATTTGCCATTTTCAAGtatatctggattaatgtggacatagtctgaagtttcatgagatgcaactggctgtcaaacacatattgagctgcaCGTAGCACATAAGATACATATAAGATACACATatgttttctcaggcactttttgagtctaaatagaagGTAATTACAGTAGTACAcctaaatgacaatagtcatatcatactgttcaaaTGTTACATTTCCATGTTGTTTcatcatcaaatagcaatgtcaaatgtaaatcaagtcaatcactgaaacatcagcgtcACTTTGAATAAGAAATAGCAtgaatattatgtatgtgtaaacgcaaatggaatactgataattcaccagtcacacagaaaatcaatgtgatattgtagtcatttgtatgaatgtaGTACTCTGTTGTCTTATAATAAATCAGAAATATACTGTGTATCCTGTGATAGCAAACTTATACAGAtatgaaatgataataaaaatatattttatagaataagtgcaaaaaaaacaaaaacaaaacactattacATTTTTAGGGTCTTCAATGACCCTTTACACTTTTGGTAATCGTGCagttatcatatatatatatatatatatatatatatatatatatatatatatatatatatatatatatatgcaattttaaaaactaaactaaaactaacaaactgtGAAACCTAACcaaatctaaaaataatttgaaatgacaggttgatataaaatagaaataaaaactaaactaaaaatccAAAACTGTAATACTAGCACTGTTTTAATAACGCGTTTTATGCCTCCAACAGTTGAGTCATTTGCAAGAGTCACTTTATTACTGTGTAGTAAGCACTACAATACAGACGCACAAAGCGGTTATAAAGTGAAACAGAACAGTTTAGTAGATCAAATCTTTTAAAGCCTCTGTAGAAACGGAGCAAACAGTACACTTTGTGTGTGGCTTTCCACGCCAAACTGCGGCGTGTGAAGAAAGGCGAGAGCGCTGCGTAGAAATTGCAGTCGTCCGGTTCCCACGGTGCAGCTGCTATGTGTGTCACTCAATTTCCTACTTCGCGCATGCGCAGAGCAAGCTGAAACGCGCGCATGCGCGACGCAGGGAATAACGGGCGACAAACACCTCCGTAGATGCGCACAGGAAGTCGCTCAGGCTTTGTTATTGAAGTCAGTCACTACTTAAAACATCTGTAATGACTGCTTCACAAGTCCTAAATGTCTAATGATCCAGTTTCGTGTTACTTTCAAAAAACACCAATAAAGAAGAGTAGACGTCATTGCCATTTGGTGCGAACAGGTAGGAACtatctggaaaatgttgcttttatcTGCTAAGGATGAAATGGGTACCATCTGAAAACAAATACATCAGAGGactctctttttattttatgataaaaGAACAATGTTTTCCATAAACAGTAGTGAATATTCCAAATAAATCGGGTAGCTTGCTTTTATGATGGCAAAATAccaaacatgtacagtatatatgtaacataaatttagtttttattaaacCACCATTATCTGGGGTAAAAGTAGCTTTTCCTTGCATAGTCCGAGTAGTTTAGGTTTATAGGTGGAAATCAGAACGTGATTTATTCTTGTTATCCCTGAACAATAATAATTACAATCCCAGTTCCTAGTCATAACTTGGAATTTTATGTCAGTCCTTCGTGAAGTTGTttatataaacaatatttttgcacTGTGGGCATTTGGTGTACAGAAAACCATATCAACGCGTAATAAAGCAGCCGTTTTATAGCCGCTGTTAAACGCTTGGGTAGTAAACCACGCCCCTTTCACGGGTTTGCCACACCCCCAAGCCAACCCCCAGCCTATCAGCTTCGCCTAGCCCCTCCCATTCCACAGGGCTTAATTCTAAAGAGACGTTTTGTTATGCAAAATAGTTCGTCTAAAATATCCCCCGGGCAACGCAGTTCTGAGCAGAGAATCACCGGGACCGCGCTACGGACACACACAACAGCGGGCAAGCGGACAGAGTTTCTGAGTCACTTTTACCCGTCCATACGTCAGGAGGTAAGTACAATATCGTTACTTGTTTAATGTCAAATATTTCACATGTCATAAAATAGTCATTTAAACAGCGCCTATGTTTATTTCAGTCAGccttgccaaaaaaacaaaacaaaaaaagccacAGGGGGACGCGTGAGCCGCATTTCCTGAGGTAAATCACCGAATCTAACGGCCCCTGGATGCGCTTAACCGGAGACGCCGCCGTTCACACAGTCAATTACTTCAtaacctgctgctgctgctactgagGGACCCATTTGAACTTCTCTTGTTAGGTCTTTGGATGTACTAGCCATTGACTGCATTTACACACCAAGTGTGTcgtttatttgtcctttttggataTACGCTCGCCTCATTTCTAGTCTCGAGCGCCTCTGGTTTTAGACCAGTACAGCTTCAAGCATCATGAGCCAGGCGGATATATCGACGTGCTCGGCGCCTCAGAGAGTCTTCCAGGAGGCGGTGAAGAAAGGCAACACGAAAGAGCTCCATTCACTGCTGCAGAACATGACCAACTGCGAGTTTAACGTCAATTCCTTCGGGCCCGAGGGACAGACGGCGCTGCATCAGTCGGTCATCGACGGCAATCTGGAGCTGGTCAAACTGCTGGTGAAATTCGGAGCCGATATTCGGCTGGCGAACCGGGAGGGCTGGAGCGCGTTACACATCGCCGCTTTCGGAGGACATCAAGACATCGTCTTATACCTCATCACCAAGGCCAAGTACTCGTCCGGTGCGCGGTGATCCGGGTCAAAGCACACGTCGGAAAGATCGAAGTTCCCTTGTACCTGAAACCAAACGAGGTCCTTGTCGGGCTACTTCTTTCCACGGTCAAATCCGGCACAGATCCACGATGAGAAACTGAAACGCACATTGTTTTTCACGTGCGTTGGTACTATAGCTTTTGATtgaatgttgaagtcatcagATCTGGACTGTGTGGCTTTACCAGGGGCTTGACCTATTGACCTGTCCACCGATGCAACCGCTGGAGAAATCAAGATGGCACTTGATGCTGTGGCTGAATGCTGGAATATTTGAAAGGGAAAGAGGTGAACTCCAGGCCATCATCCTCTATTTTGGCTAAACACTGTCTTTTTTTAATACGAACCTTACTTAAGTCGTTTCATCAATCAAATCACGTGGCATGAGGCAGCGTTGATGAGCAATGCTAAAATATGTCCTCGACATAACAACGGACTTGTTCTTAAGTACTGTACACATAGCTTTACCGTGTTTCAATGTAAAAGTAGTGCATTGCGCTCTGCCTTCACCTAGCAGATTGCTTCTTAGCTTTCAGGCCAGTGCGACCCATGTCTATTGTTAACGTGTTACTAAAAACCGCTGCTTtcgctttttcttttctttttttttttttttttttttgtttgttgttgtatcAAAACATCAGGAAAGTCACATTTGGGACACACTTTATAATCTtctttcagtaatttaattaacaCCCTGGTCATCACTGTGAATACAGGCtgggtttgtttttgtttctttatttatgaAGGTACATTGAGatgatgcattttaaattatgttgtgCTTATTTTTAAGTGTAAGAGTATGTAGGGTGACCTAAAGCTGCTTCGGACTCATTACAGGCTAAACTGTCCCGTGTGGAGATTACACGGCCCCCCACGTGTAaaacgtttttttgttgttgttgttgttttcccgGGAAAAAAACGTCACCTTCTACTTTTATTCTGGTTCTCTGCATCAGCTACCTCGACTTGAAAGTATTCGACAATATCAGATATATGCTCTCTTTTTCCATGCCTTCTCATTAACTAGTTACCCTCTAGCACTCATTTTAAGTGGGCGAAAATAATCGATTAGGCCTCATTTTTGGccattatctgttttttttttttgttttttttcaaatctTCACTCGGGACAATTTATCTCAACAACCAAAATTAAGATCGTTTGGTTATTcgaaaaatagtgattttttgtTCTTTGCCAGGCATGGTTGAGACATTTTAACGTTTTCTTTCAGCCAATCGCTTAATATATATTgcatttccatttttgtttctattATTCGTTATAAAAAGCGAAATGCATCGCATGACTATTAAATGCAGGGAGTTTTGTTGCACATAAAAAGTGGAGCCTTTAGCGACCCCTAGTGCCTGGTCGGGTAACTGCAGGAGCCGAGGCTTATGAAAAGTTACTACTGAGCAGGACTATATGAACTATACTATTGAGAAGAAGACTATGACTTCTGGTGCAGGAAACATCGACAGATTCGTTCAAAAACTGCCTGCTACCTTTAAGAGTCATGGCACCTGATGTTTGTTTCAATGCTGCTTTTATgtacgttttttttgtttttttttttgttacaatgGCCAACGGTGAGTGAATGAGGACAAATATCATTAAGTCCATTCGTGAGAAGCCTAATGCAGTTGAGCGGGTGTAtagcatgtgtgtgattgtgctTATGTGTCCAGCCCCCCTCACTCACTCCTGGTTAAACTGTTTCCAACCATTTAACCAGGGACTATCAACTCCTCCTACACCTGGAGATGCAACAGATGTGATTCTCATGATCATCTTACTTGATGGTATAGGCAGAACAAATATGCATCGCTTGTCTTAAACTTGATATTTTTACTCTTGTGGAAAATATTGCACTGATGACTGTTGTTAATTCGTTGACTTCAGGTcgacattttatttttctaaatagaAAAAAAGGAACACAACAAAATACTATTGTATAAAAAAGCTCCAGGTTATATTGTCTCTTTTTGTGTATGTTACATTGTATAACATTACGTTTGCA belongs to Myxocyprinus asiaticus isolate MX2 ecotype Aquarium Trade chromosome 43, UBuf_Myxa_2, whole genome shotgun sequence and includes:
- the LOC127433893 gene encoding notch-regulated ankyrin repeat-containing protein A, encoding MSQADISTCSAPQRVFQEAVKKGNTKELHSLLQNMTNCEFNVNSFGPEGQTALHQSVIDGNLELVKLLVKFGADIRLANREGWSALHIAAFGGHQDIVLYLITKAKYSSGAR